The DNA sequence GTAAGGGTACCATTTCCAACCTCGGAGGTTATCCCGTGGTTAACACACGGCCAACCTCCGAGGTTATCCCGCAGAACGTATAATGCTCAGAGAACGACGAAAAACGAGCGACAAGCGACGCACGACAACGCACGGCGAACTACGAAAAACGACGCATGCGAAAAACGAACGACAAAAAACGCACGACGAACTACGCGATTGATGCCCGGGTAACCGGGGTTTAGGGCGCCTTTCCCCCGAGTTAGGCGGCCCTCATCCCGCCCCGGGCATTTTTTCCACCCCGGGGTGCAGTTTCCACCCCGGGGTGGAAATTCGATTCGTGGAGTTTCGTGTAGACGGGCCCGTGGGGCGTGAGTTTACTCTGGAATAGTATTATCGATGATGTTTTTTGGTAATCGGTCGTTTCTAATTTACAACATGCCATTTTTTCTTTCAGCGCTCCCTTATTTTTCCCGGAACGAACCCTGCCTATAGTCAAGTGCGCCGCGAATGCCCGCGGCTCTTTCGCGAAGCCTATCTTCGACAGTTTTTCGTCGATCCTTACAGCAAGCTCCGCGGATTCTTT is a window from the Candidatus Omnitrophota bacterium genome containing:
- the thpR gene encoding RNA 2',3'-cyclic phosphodiesterase produces the protein MRVFIAMELSDTIKDILAQVQSHLKYTAADVKWVEPVNIHLTLKFLGEITEEKLEQIKAVLDDVANSSRPFELSLKDVGAFPGIDNPRVIWIGLDKGAKESAELAVRIDEKLSKIGFAKEPRAFAAHLTIGRVRSGKNKGALKEKMACCKLETTDYQKTSSIILFQSKLTPHGPVYTKLHESNFHPGVETAPRGGKNARGGMRAA